In Cydia fagiglandana chromosome 3, ilCydFagi1.1, whole genome shotgun sequence, the following are encoded in one genomic region:
- the LOC134680008 gene encoding uncharacterized protein LOC134680008, whose amino-acid sequence MKILVALLIVGVFGALGRRADIDINRIKQLSNQVPLNPGQENDRLILRSNDYDDHNSWYQHAPALPSVPPHAAEASKAPVKVHQPREDPRLYYQSDAYLNEHVREKVNEEVTFVYPGRHVVRAGERAELSRIQSKDVDTFAANDVNICVKCPHDLTLVAKASSGRVVLQTPTLRACSGRKAPRNARFVHLYGPKMGSLLEQGSHMIVGRIMYKNKNLQLCKMQVHVVTQGCVTPKHLVAHCWDRNKQCNFTCYNKHLELSGPTTQVCGDDMQWKGDLPVCKAKTWCELPPPPERGRVSCQGATVGNGKGLAEGSRCRVKCMRGFRSSRVTPVCRRGAWTHAFVCQPIRKRSTKQP is encoded by the exons CATTGTTGATTGTTGGTGTATTTG GAGCTCTAGGACGCCGCGCGGACATAGACATCAACAG AATTAAACAGCTCTCAAATCAAGTACCGCTCAATCCAGGACAAGAAAACGATAGGCTAATTTTAAGAAGCAATGATTATGACGATCATAACAGCTGGTACCAGCACGCGCCGGCGCTACCCTCAGTACCCCCTCATGCCGCCGAAGCCTCCAAGGCTCCGGTCAAAGTCCACCAGCCACGCGAAGATCCGCGTTTGTACTATCAGTCTGATGCGTATCTTAATGAGCATGTTAGGGAAAAAGTGAATGAAGAAGTTACTTTCGTGTATCCTGGCAGACATGTTGTGCGAGCTGGTGAACGCGCAGAGCTTTCTCGAATACAATCTAAGGATGTGGACACCTTTGCTGCGAATG atgTTAACATATGTGTGAAATGCCCACATGACCTAACGTTGGTAGCAAAGGCATCATCTGGACGAGTTGTACTGCAGACCCCAACACTTCGAGCGTGCTCGGGACGAAAAGCGCCAAGAAATGCAAGATTTGTGCATTTGTACGGACCGAAGATGGGCTCTTTATTGGAACAAGGGTCTCACATGATCGTTGGGCGAATAATGTACAAAAACAAG AATCTCCAGTTATGTAAAATGCAAGTGCACGTCGTGACTCAGGGATGCGTGACACCGAAACACTTGGTAGCCCATTGCTGGGACCGGAACAAGCAATGCAACTTCACTTGTTACAATAAACACCTCGAGCTAAGTGGACCGACGACTCAAGTATGCGGCGACGATATGCAGTGGAAAGGAGATCTTCCGGTTTGCAAAG CCAAAACATGGTGCGAGCTGCCACCGCCGCCCGAACGTGGACGCGTCAGCTGCCAAGGCGCTACCGTCGGCAACGGCAAGGGGCTCGCCGAAGGCTCGCGATGCCGTGTCAAGTGTATGCGCGGCTTTAGAAGTTCTCGCGTGACGCCAGTTTGCCGCCGAGGTGCTTGGACGCACGCTTTCGTCTGTCAGCCAATTCGCAAAAGAAGCACCAAGCAGCCATAA